Proteins encoded together in one Shewanella acanthi window:
- a CDS encoding Ppx/GppA phosphatase family protein → MPTPSYAAITLGSNSFNMLIARTKGGQPHIIAKYKRKVRLAEGIGESGSLTPEVMQRGLDCLGMFAEMLALHKIEPNHVAVIATATLRCINNADEFNAKAIPILGRPIEIISGMREAELIYQGMVATTTGQGRRLVIDIGGASTEFIVGDGHQVLFKTSLPMGSVTYNRRFFSNAPFQELDFEDAKQDALVVLGEHRKTLKDFGWHCVVGASGAVQSVVEVLLYRKQSEAITLKVLNQLKEEILAEEDAKLSGIIGLSSERAPTFAAGVAILIALFEHLGVEQLTLSGGALREGVLMMLAQRILEETI, encoded by the coding sequence ATGCCAACACCATCTTATGCTGCCATTACTTTAGGCTCTAATAGTTTTAATATGCTGATCGCAAGGACAAAAGGCGGTCAGCCCCACATTATTGCTAAATACAAGCGCAAGGTTAGGCTCGCTGAAGGTATCGGTGAATCTGGCAGTTTAACGCCTGAGGTCATGCAACGCGGTTTAGATTGCCTGGGCATGTTTGCCGAGATGCTTGCGCTGCATAAGATTGAACCTAACCATGTTGCGGTGATTGCCACCGCGACACTGCGTTGTATCAATAATGCCGATGAGTTTAACGCAAAAGCGATACCGATACTGGGTCGTCCCATCGAGATTATCTCGGGGATGCGCGAAGCCGAGTTGATTTATCAGGGCATGGTTGCTACGACCACTGGGCAGGGGCGCCGACTCGTTATCGATATAGGTGGCGCCAGTACTGAGTTTATTGTTGGTGACGGTCATCAAGTGTTATTTAAAACCAGTTTACCTATGGGCAGCGTGACCTATAATCGCCGCTTCTTCAGTAATGCCCCTTTCCAAGAGCTCGATTTTGAGGATGCTAAGCAGGATGCATTGGTTGTCTTGGGCGAGCATCGTAAAACCTTAAAGGATTTCGGTTGGCACTGTGTGGTTGGCGCATCAGGGGCGGTACAATCCGTGGTCGAAGTGTTGCTTTATCGTAAACAGTCCGAAGCCATCACCTTAAAAGTGTTAAATCAGCTTAAGGAAGAAATTCTGGCCGAGGAAGATGCTAAGCTCTCAGGGATTATTGGCTTGAGTAGCGAACGTGCACCAACCTTTGCAGCGGGTGTGGCCATACTTATTGCCCTGTTTGAACATTTAGGTGTTGAGCAGTTAACCCTGTCGGGTGGCGCGCTAAGGGAAGGGGTGCTGATGATGTTAGCCCAGCGGATTTTGGAAGAAACGATCTAA
- a CDS encoding thioredoxin family protein, which yields MHNNVKALLATTALFFSCQTLANGGCGFEEQQQGLIATCSEEKQEVILTGKVEAQHLVKDLNEFAEGYKSYQVDTTSIAPLKAVTEPTEIVVIIGTWCPDCHRETPRFIRIMEEVANPNIKVTYIGVDRTKQDPDGLAAKYDFKRIPTFIVMQKGEEIGRIVERPTVSLENDLSDILK from the coding sequence ATGCACAATAATGTCAAAGCATTACTCGCCACAACCGCGTTGTTTTTTAGCTGCCAAACGCTGGCAAACGGTGGCTGTGGATTTGAAGAGCAACAACAGGGCTTGATTGCGACCTGCAGCGAGGAGAAACAAGAAGTGATTTTAACCGGTAAAGTTGAAGCGCAGCATTTAGTTAAAGACCTCAACGAATTCGCTGAGGGCTACAAAAGCTATCAGGTGGATACCACCTCAATTGCACCACTCAAAGCGGTAACAGAGCCGACTGAGATTGTCGTGATCATTGGTACTTGGTGCCCAGATTGTCACCGTGAAACCCCACGTTTTATCCGCATTATGGAAGAAGTGGCCAACCCAAATATCAAAGTGACCTACATTGGGGTTGACCGTACTAAACAAGATCCTGATGGTTTAGCGGCTAAGTACGATTTTAAACGCATCCCAACCTTTATCGTGATGCAAAAGGGCGAAGAAATTGGCCGTATCGTTGAGCGTCCAACCGTTTCACTCGAAAATGACTTAAGCGATATTCTTAAATAA
- a CDS encoding zinc-binding alcohol dehydrogenase family protein: protein MKAIGYQTAGEISAPNALENITLAEPIPQGFDLLVEVKAISVNPIDTKVRKSNSAPAGEYKILGWDAVGVVKAVGDKVSLFKVGDEVWYAGDISRSGSYAEYQLVDERIVGHKPKTLSNAQAAALPLTSITAWELLFDRLGLPQDSSAHDARILIIGAAGGVGSIITQLAVKLTGARVIGTASRPETVEWVKKLGAHAVIDHSQLLSEELAKLDIADVTHVISLTHTDVHFDEIIKVIKPQGKLALIDDPKEPLDVLKLKRKCLSLHWELMFTRSLYQTEDMIAQNQLLNRVSELIDSGELHNTLGQHFGAINAENLIKAHTLIESGKAIGKIVLEGFSS from the coding sequence ATGAAAGCGATTGGTTACCAAACCGCAGGTGAGATTAGCGCACCAAATGCATTAGAGAACATCACATTAGCTGAACCAATACCGCAAGGTTTTGATCTTTTAGTTGAAGTTAAAGCCATTTCAGTCAACCCCATAGATACTAAGGTACGTAAATCAAACTCGGCACCAGCGGGCGAATACAAAATCCTCGGTTGGGATGCAGTCGGTGTCGTTAAAGCCGTTGGCGATAAGGTGAGTCTGTTTAAGGTAGGGGATGAAGTATGGTATGCCGGCGATATTAGCCGCAGTGGCAGTTATGCCGAGTACCAATTAGTGGATGAGCGCATTGTCGGCCACAAACCTAAGACCTTGTCCAACGCACAAGCTGCTGCATTGCCTCTAACTAGCATCACGGCATGGGAACTCCTGTTTGATCGCTTAGGCTTACCACAGGATAGTTCCGCCCACGATGCGCGCATTTTGATCATTGGCGCTGCCGGCGGTGTAGGCTCGATCATCACTCAGCTTGCAGTAAAACTGACTGGGGCAAGGGTTATCGGCACAGCATCACGACCAGAGACAGTTGAGTGGGTAAAAAAATTAGGCGCCCATGCGGTTATTGACCACTCACAATTACTGTCTGAAGAATTAGCTAAACTGGATATCGCCGATGTGACCCACGTGATTAGCTTGACCCATACGGATGTACATTTCGATGAAATTATTAAGGTGATAAAACCACAAGGGAAACTGGCGCTAATTGATGATCCTAAAGAGCCATTAGATGTGCTCAAACTCAAACGTAAGTGCCTATCTTTACATTGGGAACTGATGTTCACCCGTAGCTTGTATCAAACCGAAGATATGATTGCCCAAAATCAGCTGCTAAATAGAGTCAGTGAGCTAATCGATTCAGGCGAACTTCATAACACCCTAGGGCAGCATTTCGGTGCAATAAACGCCGAAAACCTGATAAAAGCACATACTCTTATCGAGTCTGGCAAAGCGATTGGCAAAATTGTTCTCGAAGGTTTTAGCTCATAA
- the rho gene encoding transcription termination factor Rho, which translates to MNLTELKDTPISDLVLLAENMKLENMARARKQDIIFSILKAHAKSGEDIFGGGVLEILQDGFGFLRSADGSYLAGPDDIYVSPSQIRRFNMRTGDTIFGKIRPPKEGERYFALLKVNEVNFDKPENSRNKILFENLTPLHAEERIRMERGNGSTEDITARILDLCSPIGKGQRGLIVAPPKAGKTLLLQNIAQSITYNNPEVVLMVLLIDERPEEVTEMQRLVQGEVIASTFDEPASRHVQVAEMVIEKAKRLVEHKKDVVILLDSITRLARAYNTVIPSSGKVLTGGVDANALHRPKRFFGAARNIEHGGSLTIIATALVDTGSKMDEVIYEEFKGTGNQELHLSRKAAEKRVFPAIDFNRSGTRREEKLTSPDELQKMWILRKILNPMDEVSAMEFLIDKLAMTKTNDEFFTAMKRAKS; encoded by the coding sequence ATGAACTTAACTGAATTAAAAGACACCCCCATTTCCGACCTAGTCTTGCTAGCCGAAAATATGAAACTCGAAAATATGGCCCGTGCTCGCAAGCAGGACATTATTTTCTCTATTCTGAAAGCCCACGCCAAAAGTGGCGAAGATATTTTCGGTGGCGGTGTATTAGAAATACTCCAAGACGGTTTTGGTTTCTTACGTAGTGCTGATGGATCTTACTTAGCAGGCCCTGATGATATTTATGTATCACCGAGCCAAATTCGCCGCTTTAACATGCGAACGGGTGATACCATTTTTGGTAAGATTCGCCCACCAAAAGAAGGTGAACGTTATTTTGCCCTTCTAAAAGTCAACGAAGTTAACTTCGATAAACCAGAAAACTCCCGCAATAAAATCCTCTTCGAAAACTTAACTCCACTCCACGCTGAAGAGCGTATTCGTATGGAGCGTGGCAACGGCTCAACCGAAGATATCACTGCACGTATTCTGGATTTATGTTCGCCAATCGGTAAAGGTCAACGTGGTCTTATCGTTGCACCGCCAAAAGCCGGTAAAACCCTATTACTGCAAAACATTGCTCAATCAATTACCTACAACAATCCAGAAGTGGTGTTAATGGTATTGCTGATCGATGAACGTCCTGAAGAAGTGACAGAGATGCAACGCCTAGTTCAAGGCGAAGTTATCGCATCAACCTTCGACGAACCAGCAAGTCGCCACGTACAAGTGGCTGAAATGGTAATTGAAAAAGCTAAACGTTTAGTTGAACACAAGAAAGACGTAGTGATCCTGCTCGATTCTATTACTCGTCTGGCACGTGCTTACAACACTGTTATCCCATCATCGGGCAAAGTGTTAACCGGTGGTGTTGACGCTAACGCCCTGCACCGTCCTAAGCGCTTCTTCGGTGCTGCACGTAATATCGAACATGGCGGCAGCTTAACCATTATCGCCACCGCACTGGTTGATACTGGCTCGAAAATGGACGAAGTGATCTACGAAGAGTTTAAAGGTACTGGTAACCAAGAGCTGCACCTGTCTCGCAAGGCCGCGGAAAAACGCGTATTCCCTGCGATAGACTTTAACCGCAGCGGTACTCGTCGTGAAGAAAAACTCACTAGCCCTGATGAGCTGCAAAAAATGTGGATCCTGCGTAAGATCTTAAATCCAATGGACGAAGTCAGCGCAATGGAGTTCCTCATCGATAAATTGGCCATGACCAAAACTAACGATGAGTTCTTCACCGCGATGAAACGCGCCAAGTCTTAA
- the trxA gene encoding thioredoxin TrxA, which produces MSDKIVYLSDDSFENDVLNAELPVLVDFWAEWCGPCKMIAPILDDVAEEYAGRVTIAKLNVDQNNVSPAKYGVRGIPTLLLFKNGELAATKVGALSKTQLKEFIDAQI; this is translated from the coding sequence ATGAGCGATAAAATTGTATATCTGAGCGACGACAGCTTCGAAAACGACGTATTAAATGCAGAATTACCCGTTTTGGTAGACTTCTGGGCTGAATGGTGTGGTCCTTGCAAAATGATCGCGCCAATCCTAGACGACGTTGCAGAGGAATACGCTGGTCGCGTGACTATCGCTAAATTAAACGTTGACCAAAACAACGTTTCTCCTGCGAAATACGGCGTTCGCGGCATCCCAACTCTACTGTTATTCAAAAATGGTGAGTTAGCAGCCACTAAAGTGGGTGCGCTATCTAAAACCCAATTAAAAGAGTTCATCGACGCACAAATCTAA
- a CDS encoding LysR family transcriptional regulator: MLLNDLALFVRVADSGSISSAATEMDISAAAASAAIKRLEKQLDTSLFVRTTRSLRLTAQGERYFIHCRRALNDLTLGEQAIASDKGKISGTLSLSVSSDFGRNLLVPWLDDFLEDFPQLQVRLHLGDNISSFYHDKIDIAVRYGKPQDSNQVAFPICSVERLLCASPEYLAAFGEPETLEQLTQHNCLFYKLDDRTHDQWQFQRDGQEFKIRVTGNRSANDAEIARRWAVAGKGIVFKSGLDLAADIMEGRLVPLLPEYRGEAVNLYLVCPGREHVTPVILLLREMLRQQTQTLSRTLAAYLKSDNQGQ; this comes from the coding sequence ATGCTGCTCAATGATCTCGCATTGTTTGTTCGTGTTGCTGATAGTGGCAGCATTTCTTCTGCGGCTACAGAAATGGATATCTCTGCTGCGGCTGCGAGCGCTGCGATTAAAAGGCTTGAAAAACAGCTTGATACCAGTTTATTTGTCCGAACTACCCGTAGTTTAAGGTTAACGGCGCAGGGGGAGCGTTATTTTATCCATTGCCGCCGCGCCTTGAACGATCTCACCCTAGGTGAGCAGGCGATTGCGAGTGATAAAGGCAAGATTTCAGGCACTTTAAGTCTTTCGGTCTCTTCAGATTTTGGACGTAATTTACTCGTTCCTTGGCTCGACGACTTCCTCGAGGATTTTCCGCAGCTGCAAGTTCGGTTGCATTTGGGTGACAATATCAGCAGTTTCTATCACGATAAAATTGATATAGCCGTGCGCTATGGCAAGCCGCAGGATTCCAACCAAGTTGCGTTTCCTATCTGTAGCGTAGAGCGGCTGTTATGTGCTTCTCCAGAATACTTAGCGGCGTTTGGAGAACCCGAGACCTTGGAGCAGCTGACACAGCATAATTGTCTATTTTATAAATTAGATGATAGAACCCATGACCAATGGCAATTTCAGCGGGATGGTCAGGAGTTTAAAATCCGAGTCACTGGCAATCGCAGCGCAAATGATGCCGAGATTGCTCGTCGATGGGCGGTGGCGGGTAAAGGAATCGTCTTTAAATCTGGCTTAGATCTCGCCGCAGATATTATGGAGGGGCGGTTAGTGCCTCTGTTACCTGAATATCGCGGTGAGGCCGTCAATTTATATCTAGTGTGTCCTGGACGTGAGCATGTGACGCCTGTGATTTTGCTCCTGCGTGAAATGCTGAGACAGCAGACTCAAACTTTAAGCCGTACTTTGGCAGCGTATCTTAAGTCTGATAATCAAGGGCAATAA
- the rhlB gene encoding ATP-dependent RNA helicase RhlB, translating to MSQTHLSNQKFADLPLHPEVKQALAENGFEFCTPIQALSLPVLLQSKDIAGQAQTGTGKTMAFLVATFNHLLSTSVPEGRQLNQPRAIIMAPTRELAIQIAKDAILLAKHTHLKVGIVYGGESYETQRKVLDQGVDILIGTTGRIIDYVRQGVISLNAIQAVVLDEADRMFDLGFIKDIRFLFRRMPGADQRLNMLFSATLSMKVQELAYDHMNDPVKVEIAPEEKTSKNIKEEIFYPSQEDKMRLLLTLIEEDWPEKAIVFSNTKHSCENLWSWLEGDGHRVGLLTGDVPQKKRIRILEQFTQGQLDILVATDVAARGLHISDVSHVYNYDLPDDCEDYVHRIGRTGRAGNKGVSVSFACEEYALNLPAIESYINHSIPVSNYDRDALLEDIPPPVKIHRKHPSGPRNARERSGTGRPQGAHRSGGRPPRHDRTRRQS from the coding sequence ATGAGCCAAACACATTTATCCAATCAAAAATTTGCCGACCTACCTTTGCATCCAGAGGTAAAACAGGCCCTTGCCGAAAACGGCTTTGAATTCTGTACGCCAATTCAGGCGTTATCGCTTCCTGTATTACTTCAATCAAAAGATATTGCTGGTCAAGCTCAAACGGGCACAGGTAAGACGATGGCGTTTTTGGTAGCCACGTTTAACCACTTGCTATCGACTTCCGTTCCTGAAGGTCGCCAATTAAATCAGCCCCGCGCTATCATTATGGCGCCAACCCGTGAGCTGGCAATTCAAATCGCTAAGGATGCGATTCTCCTCGCCAAACATACTCACTTAAAAGTGGGGATTGTGTATGGTGGTGAAAGCTATGAAACACAACGTAAAGTATTAGATCAAGGTGTAGATATTCTTATCGGCACCACTGGACGTATTATCGATTACGTGCGCCAAGGGGTGATTAGCTTAAACGCGATTCAAGCCGTGGTGCTCGACGAAGCCGACCGCATGTTTGACCTAGGATTTATCAAAGATATTCGTTTCCTGTTTAGACGCATGCCTGGTGCAGACCAACGCCTTAATATGTTGTTCTCGGCGACACTGTCGATGAAGGTACAGGAACTGGCCTACGATCATATGAACGATCCGGTCAAAGTCGAGATCGCGCCAGAAGAGAAAACCTCTAAGAACATTAAAGAAGAAATCTTCTATCCTTCCCAAGAAGATAAAATGCGCTTACTGCTGACGCTGATTGAAGAAGATTGGCCTGAAAAAGCCATTGTATTCTCCAACACTAAGCACAGCTGCGAAAACCTCTGGTCTTGGCTTGAAGGTGACGGCCATCGCGTGGGTTTACTCACTGGTGATGTGCCACAGAAGAAACGTATTCGTATTCTTGAGCAATTCACACAAGGTCAGCTAGATATTCTGGTTGCAACAGACGTTGCTGCGCGAGGCCTGCATATCTCCGACGTATCCCACGTTTACAATTATGATTTACCCGATGATTGTGAAGACTATGTGCATCGTATTGGCCGTACTGGCCGTGCGGGTAACAAAGGGGTGTCGGTCAGCTTTGCCTGCGAAGAATATGCCTTGAATCTGCCGGCGATTGAAAGCTATATCAATCACTCGATTCCGGTCAGTAATTATGATCGCGATGCCTTGCTTGAAGATATTCCGCCACCGGTAAAAATCCACCGTAAACATCCATCCGGCCCGCGTAATGCGCGCGAGCGTTCTGGAACTGGGCGACCACAGGGTGCCCATCGAAGTGGTGGACGTCCACCTCGCCATGACAGGACACGTAGACAGTCGTAA